The Bacillus sp. Marseille-Q1617 genome has a segment encoding these proteins:
- the mobB gene encoding molybdopterin-guanine dinucleotide biosynthesis protein B: MKVIQVVGFKNSGKTTVSSNVITYAASKGIKTGSVKHHSHGAPDVVPGTDSDRHLKSGATLAGVEGGGIFSVSLQLGDYDFDDILRIYELIKVEVLVVEGYKEKNYPKIVCIRNQEDFSLLDSLENVQAVFLHSHLSLPPGYHLPAFTAERLDAFEQWIDSFINL; the protein is encoded by the coding sequence ATGAAAGTGATTCAAGTTGTCGGATTTAAAAACAGCGGAAAGACTACGGTTTCTTCGAATGTGATTACTTATGCAGCCAGCAAAGGAATAAAGACCGGATCGGTAAAGCATCATAGCCACGGTGCACCGGATGTTGTACCGGGGACGGATAGTGACCGTCATCTAAAATCTGGAGCCACTCTTGCCGGAGTTGAAGGGGGCGGTATTTTCAGCGTATCTCTCCAGCTGGGAGACTATGATTTCGATGATATCCTTCGAATCTATGAATTAATTAAGGTTGAAGTGCTGGTGGTTGAAGGATACAAAGAAAAAAATTATCCCAAAATCGTTTGTATACGAAATCAAGAAGACTTTTCCCTTCTTGACTCTCTGGAAAATGTTCAAGCGGTCTTTTTGCATTCACACCTTTCCTTGCCGCCCGGCTATCACCTTCCTGCATTCACTGCTGAAAGACTGGATGCCTTCGAACAATGGATCGATTCGTTCATCAACCTTTGA
- the moaC gene encoding cyclic pyranopterin monophosphate synthase MoaC, translating into MSEFTHFNGQGRAKMVDITAKNESSRYAKARSSITVTKEIYDKIVNDDFKKGDVLSVAQVAGIMGAKQTSSIIPMCHPIPISGVDISFDWKEKNPHYELVITTEVKTKGSTGVEMEALTAASVTALTIYDMCKAVDKGMVIGETYLLEKSGGKSGDFLRES; encoded by the coding sequence ATGAGTGAATTTACACATTTCAATGGACAGGGCCGCGCCAAGATGGTGGACATCACCGCTAAAAATGAAAGCAGCCGTTATGCAAAAGCACGATCGAGCATTACAGTAACGAAAGAGATTTACGACAAAATCGTAAACGATGATTTTAAAAAAGGAGATGTACTATCAGTCGCACAGGTTGCTGGGATTATGGGGGCTAAACAGACTTCCTCCATCATTCCGATGTGCCACCCCATTCCGATCAGCGGTGTGGATATCTCCTTTGACTGGAAAGAAAAAAACCCGCACTACGAGCTGGTGATCACCACCGAAGTAAAAACGAAAGGCAGTACAGGTGTGGAAATGGAGGCATTAACGGCTGCATCCGTTACCGCCTTGACAATCTACGATATGTGCAAAGCTGTCGATAAAGGAATGGTTATCGGAGAAACCTATCTTCTTGAGAAATCCGGCGGAAAAAGCGGTGACTTTTTAAGAGAGTCCTGA
- a CDS encoding molybdenum cofactor biosynthesis protein B — MKSAAEKKINVMIITVSDTRTEETDKSGDCMIQMLEQSGHPIVQREIVKDEELLIGEAIKRGLANDEVQAILLNGGTGISMRDVTIEVVRSFLQKELPGFGEIFRALSYFEDIGSPAILSRAIAGVVDEKAIFSVPGSTGAVKLAMEKLILPEMDHILHELRKHKS, encoded by the coding sequence ATGAAGTCTGCAGCAGAGAAAAAGATAAATGTCATGATCATTACGGTAAGTGATACCCGCACCGAGGAAACAGATAAGAGCGGCGATTGTATGATACAAATGTTGGAACAATCTGGTCATCCTATTGTTCAACGGGAAATCGTGAAAGATGAGGAACTGTTGATCGGGGAAGCGATAAAGCGGGGTTTGGCAAATGATGAAGTGCAGGCCATTTTATTGAACGGGGGAACCGGTATTTCAATGAGAGATGTGACGATCGAAGTGGTTCGCTCATTTCTGCAGAAAGAATTACCGGGGTTTGGAGAAATCTTCAGGGCTCTCAGCTATTTTGAAGATATCGGATCTCCGGCCATTCTTTCCCGGGCCATTGCAGGAGTGGTGGATGAGAAAGCAATCTTTTCCGTCCCAGGTTCCACCGGTGCTGTAAAACTTGCAATGGAAAAGTTGATCCTCCCTGAAATGGACCATATTCTTCATGAGTTACGTAAACATAAATCATGA
- the modB gene encoding molybdate ABC transporter permease subunit has protein sequence MNGDFFFPIQLSILVACIAAAVSLILAVLAAYRTVMTDGRGSSVLETVYLLPLVLPPSVLGFLLLFIFGMNSPVGRTVELLLGQTILFSKSAAVIAAVIVSFPLMYQSVKTGFAEVNRDIVGASKVDGASNWKAFYHVVLPLAKRSIVMGVILGFTRALGEFGATLMFAGNIPGKTQTISTAIYVAIESGESHLAWKYAGVSIGLSFLLLFLVKGLDGRKEI, from the coding sequence GTGAACGGTGATTTTTTCTTTCCTATCCAATTGTCTATACTGGTTGCTTGCATAGCGGCGGCTGTTTCATTAATACTTGCTGTTTTGGCAGCCTATCGAACTGTCATGACAGACGGCAGGGGCAGCAGTGTTTTGGAGACTGTGTATCTTTTGCCGCTTGTTCTTCCTCCTTCTGTACTTGGTTTTTTGTTACTGTTTATATTCGGGATGAATAGTCCAGTGGGACGGACGGTCGAACTGCTTCTCGGACAAACCATCCTTTTTTCTAAGTCTGCAGCAGTCATAGCTGCCGTGATTGTGTCGTTTCCGCTTATGTATCAGTCTGTGAAAACAGGATTTGCAGAAGTGAATCGTGACATTGTCGGGGCTTCAAAAGTAGATGGCGCTTCCAATTGGAAAGCATTTTACCACGTCGTTCTGCCGCTTGCCAAACGATCGATCGTCATGGGGGTCATTCTCGGCTTTACAAGAGCATTGGGGGAGTTCGGGGCGACTCTCATGTTTGCAGGGAATATACCTGGAAAAACGCAGACGATCTCAACGGCCATTTACGTAGCCATCGAATCAGGGGAAAGTCATTTAGCCTGGAAGTATGCAGGAGTAAGCATCGGTTTGTCTTTTCTATTATTGTTTCTGGTGAAAGGGCTGGATGGACGTAAGGAGATATAG
- the modA gene encoding molybdate ABC transporter substrate-binding protein, protein MQYLFLIILFAGAAGCQSDEKDDTVITIGAAASLKSSLLELQHQFEREHKEVKLSFHFGSTGAIRKQVEQGAPIDVFLAASQDDYESLYRDGLVDRGDRLVGNRVVAVTNKPEKIKSLKDVWKSDEKVVIGNPATVPVGRYAKELLVQSGQWEEAESRLIYGKDASHLLMLMDQGAASVGFIYNSDVEFQQDLRIIDFFEEYPQEDTGYYGARVKRSKHQDVSDEFLDFLERKEAKEIFKKEGFINIGE, encoded by the coding sequence TTGCAATATCTCTTTTTGATCATCCTGTTTGCCGGAGCGGCAGGATGCCAGTCAGACGAGAAAGACGATACGGTTATAACGATTGGTGCGGCAGCGAGTCTGAAAAGCAGTCTGCTGGAATTGCAGCACCAGTTTGAAAGAGAGCATAAAGAAGTCAAATTATCATTTCATTTCGGTTCTACCGGTGCGATTCGAAAACAAGTAGAACAGGGTGCCCCGATCGATGTCTTCCTGGCTGCTTCTCAGGACGATTATGAATCCCTTTATCGGGATGGACTGGTTGATAGAGGCGATAGATTAGTAGGGAATAGAGTAGTGGCTGTCACGAACAAACCAGAAAAGATTAAGTCACTTAAGGATGTCTGGAAGTCGGATGAAAAAGTAGTCATCGGAAACCCTGCCACAGTACCTGTCGGAAGATATGCGAAAGAACTACTGGTACAGAGCGGGCAATGGGAGGAAGCAGAGTCGCGTCTTATTTATGGAAAGGATGCGAGTCACCTGCTTATGCTTATGGATCAAGGGGCGGCTTCTGTAGGATTCATCTATAACAGTGATGTTGAATTTCAACAGGATTTACGCATAATTGATTTTTTTGAAGAGTATCCACAAGAAGATACAGGCTACTACGGGGCAAGGGTGAAACGAAGTAAGCATCAAGATGTCTCAGATGAATTTCTCGACTTTTTAGAGAGAAAGGAAGCGAAGGAGATATTTAAGAAAGAAGGATTTATCAATATCGGAGAATAA